One region of Pyramidobacter sp. YE332 genomic DNA includes:
- the cobJ gene encoding precorrin-3B C(17)-methyltransferase, which yields MIYVVGLGPGGEDQLTPRALAALEQCDVIVGYKTYVDLIAPRFEGRKELVVSPMKGEVQRCEDALRRSLAGSTVGVVSSGDPGVYGMAGIMLEVAAGRDEVTVVPGVTAACAAAAVLGAPLTHDFAVVSLSDLLTPWKLIARRLEAAAAGDFVICLYNPMSRGRPDNLRLACETLLKTKSADTAAGWVRSAGRDGEEAHLTTLGALADEKLDMFCTAIVGSSATKFLDGRLVTPRGYQRP from the coding sequence ATGATCTACGTCGTCGGCCTCGGCCCCGGAGGCGAAGACCAGCTGACGCCGCGCGCGCTCGCGGCGCTGGAACAATGCGACGTCATCGTCGGCTACAAAACGTACGTCGACCTGATCGCGCCCCGTTTCGAGGGACGCAAGGAACTGGTCGTCTCGCCCATGAAGGGCGAAGTGCAGCGCTGCGAAGACGCGCTGCGCCGTTCGCTGGCGGGGAGCACGGTAGGCGTCGTTTCCAGCGGCGACCCCGGCGTGTACGGCATGGCGGGCATTATGCTCGAAGTGGCGGCGGGACGCGACGAGGTGACCGTCGTGCCCGGCGTCACGGCGGCCTGCGCCGCCGCGGCCGTGCTCGGCGCGCCGCTGACGCACGACTTCGCCGTCGTCAGCCTCAGCGACCTGCTCACGCCGTGGAAGCTGATCGCGCGCCGCCTCGAAGCGGCCGCGGCCGGCGATTTCGTGATCTGCCTTTACAACCCCATGAGCCGCGGGCGTCCCGACAATCTGCGTCTGGCCTGCGAAACGCTGCTGAAGACGAAAAGCGCCGACACGGCGGCTGGCTGGGTGCGCAGCGCCGGGCGCGACGGCGAAGAGGCGCATCTGACCACGCTGGGGGCACTCGCCGACGAGAAGCTCGACATGTTCTGCACGGCCATCGTCGGCAGCAGCGCCACGAAATTCCTCGACGGCCGCCTCGTCACGCCGCGCGGCTATCAGCGGCCATGA
- the cobA gene encoding uroporphyrinogen-III C-methyltransferase, which produces MSVGKVWLVGAGPGDPGLLTCRGREVLERAEVVIFDRLVGDGVLALMPRTARCIDVGKEGGRHPVPQREIEALIVREALNGHNVVRLKGGDPFLFGRGGEEIEALLAHDIPYEVVPGVASAIAAPECAGIPVTHRGLANSLHIVTAHTKEGGIAAQDYDALARLNGTLVFLMGATAIAEICSQLLARGFAADTPTAAVESGTTACQRALVGTLGDFERKARDFGLRAPAVILVGPAAALASRFAWRQKLPLWGKKVLVTRPANRQGRLSRMLRDLGAEVVEFPCIAAAPLETKLPPLDGYDWVGFTSATGAECFFARLAAEGRDVRELGAAKIAAIGPATAAALRERGLRPDLVPAVYDGVHLAEELAGRGGSALLFRALDGSPELTETLRARGVVFSEVPLYRTETLAAPFQPVNVDAVLFTSASTVRGFKKACPELEAPLACCIGAQTAREAERLGLKNIRVAARATLEDLINTLKEDGRS; this is translated from the coding sequence ATGTCCGTCGGCAAAGTCTGGCTCGTCGGCGCCGGTCCGGGCGATCCCGGGCTGCTCACCTGCCGCGGCCGCGAAGTTCTGGAGCGCGCCGAAGTCGTGATCTTCGACCGCCTCGTCGGCGACGGCGTGCTGGCGCTCATGCCCCGCACCGCGCGCTGTATCGACGTGGGCAAGGAGGGCGGCCGCCACCCCGTGCCGCAGCGCGAGATCGAGGCTCTGATCGTGCGCGAAGCGCTGAATGGACATAACGTCGTGCGCCTCAAAGGCGGCGATCCGTTTTTGTTCGGCCGCGGCGGCGAGGAGATCGAAGCGCTGCTGGCGCACGACATCCCCTACGAGGTCGTGCCCGGCGTCGCTTCGGCGATCGCCGCGCCGGAGTGCGCCGGCATCCCCGTCACGCACCGCGGCCTCGCCAACTCGCTGCACATCGTCACCGCCCACACCAAGGAGGGCGGCATCGCCGCGCAGGATTACGACGCGCTGGCGCGGCTGAACGGCACGCTCGTGTTTCTGATGGGCGCGACCGCCATTGCGGAGATCTGTTCGCAGCTGCTGGCGCGCGGTTTCGCCGCCGACACGCCGACGGCGGCCGTCGAATCGGGTACGACCGCCTGCCAGCGCGCGCTCGTCGGGACTCTGGGCGATTTCGAACGCAAAGCCCGCGACTTCGGGCTGCGCGCGCCGGCCGTCATCCTTGTCGGCCCCGCGGCCGCTCTGGCGTCGCGGTTCGCCTGGCGGCAGAAACTGCCGCTGTGGGGCAAAAAAGTGCTCGTCACGCGCCCGGCCAACCGTCAGGGACGGTTGTCGCGGATGCTCCGCGACCTCGGCGCCGAAGTGGTGGAATTTCCCTGCATCGCCGCCGCGCCGCTGGAGACGAAACTGCCGCCGCTGGACGGCTACGACTGGGTCGGTTTCACCAGCGCCACCGGCGCGGAATGCTTCTTCGCGCGTCTGGCCGCGGAAGGGCGCGACGTGCGTGAACTGGGGGCGGCCAAAATCGCCGCCATCGGCCCCGCCACAGCCGCGGCGCTGCGCGAGCGCGGGCTCCGTCCCGATCTGGTCCCCGCCGTTTACGACGGCGTCCATCTGGCCGAAGAACTGGCCGGCCGAGGCGGCTCCGCGCTGCTGTTCCGCGCGCTTGACGGCTCGCCCGAGCTGACCGAGACGCTGCGCGCCCGCGGCGTCGTTTTCAGCGAAGTGCCCCTCTACCGCACCGAAACGCTCGCGGCTCCGTTTCAGCCCGTAAATGTCGACGCCGTGTTGTTCACCAGCGCCTCCACTGTGCGCGGCTTCAAAAAAGCCTGCCCCGAACTGGAAGCGCCGCTGGCCTGCTGCATCGGCGCGCAGACCGCGCGCGAAGCCGAACGGCTGGGGCTGAAAAACATCCGCGTCGCCGCCCGCGCGACGCTGGAAGACCTTATCAATACTTTGAAAGAAGATGGCAGATCATGA
- the hemC gene encoding hydroxymethylbilane synthase, whose product MKILRFGSRKSDLALAQTRLVMDAVGRAHPEYRLELVPIATSGDVNMKPFSEASDAFGIKGLFTRELEEALLNGRIDVAVHSLKDLPAAQDERLPLLACFRRGDPRDALVLPDGVSAMNGAVIGCSSARRRLQALDLFAGAEVRPVRGNVGTRLRKLDEGQFSALILAAAGLARLGLNARVSRYFSVDEIVPAPGQGILACQGRAGDKNEDWLDAVFDPDATDCARAERVFSAALGGGCASPVGACAQLRGGEMKLTGFFADESRGLKLRASLTGRREEAQRLGEMLAEKILGKTR is encoded by the coding sequence ATGAAAATCCTTCGTTTTGGCAGCCGCAAGAGCGATCTGGCGCTGGCGCAGACGCGCCTTGTCATGGATGCCGTCGGGCGCGCCCATCCCGAATACCGTCTCGAACTCGTGCCCATCGCCACCAGCGGCGACGTGAACATGAAACCGTTCTCGGAAGCGTCGGACGCGTTCGGCATCAAGGGACTTTTCACGCGGGAACTGGAAGAGGCCCTGCTCAACGGCCGCATCGACGTGGCCGTCCACAGCCTCAAGGACCTGCCCGCCGCGCAGGACGAACGGCTGCCGCTGCTCGCCTGCTTCCGTCGCGGCGATCCCCGCGACGCGCTCGTGCTGCCCGACGGAGTCTCGGCCATGAACGGCGCTGTGATCGGCTGCTCGTCGGCGCGACGCCGCCTGCAGGCGCTCGATCTGTTTGCCGGCGCCGAGGTGCGTCCGGTGCGCGGCAACGTCGGCACGCGCCTGCGCAAGCTCGACGAAGGCCAGTTCTCGGCGCTGATCCTCGCGGCCGCGGGACTGGCGCGCCTCGGCTTGAACGCGCGCGTCAGCCGTTACTTTTCGGTCGACGAGATCGTCCCCGCGCCGGGACAGGGAATCCTCGCCTGTCAAGGACGCGCCGGCGACAAAAACGAAGACTGGCTCGACGCCGTTTTCGACCCCGACGCGACGGACTGCGCCCGCGCCGAACGAGTCTTCTCGGCGGCGCTCGGCGGCGGCTGCGCGTCGCCCGTCGGCGCGTGCGCGCAGCTTCGCGGCGGCGAGATGAAGCTGACGGGCTTTTTCGCCGACGAAAGTCGCGGCCTGAAACTTCGCGCGTCGTTGACGGGACGCCGCGAAGAAGCGCAGCGGCTCGGCGAAATGCTGGCCGAAAAAATTCTCGGAAAGACGAGGTGA
- the hemB gene encoding porphobilinogen synthase: protein MIVRPRRLRQTPALRNLVAETRLSADMFIYPVFIREGCGIVEDIPSLPGQKRYSPDTFPLVLEEMARCGVKAVLLFGLPERKDETGTGAWDENGVIQQALRVGKKAFPEITFIGDVCMCEYTSHGHCGILHGEKVDNDETLEYLTRIAVSQAAAGADVVAPSDMMDGHVAALRAGLDAAGMKDKIIFSYAVKYASAFYGPFRDAAGSAPAFGDRRGYQMDPRNAREGLKEAELDIEEGADMIMVKPGLLYLDVLRAVKEISPVPVGSYCVSGEYAMIKAAAAKGWLDESRAVAEAAYSLARAGADVIVTYSALDLARWLKEGRVAF, encoded by the coding sequence ATGATCGTCAGACCGAGAAGACTGCGCCAGACCCCGGCGCTCCGCAACCTCGTCGCGGAAACGCGCCTCAGCGCCGATATGTTCATCTACCCCGTGTTCATCCGCGAAGGCTGCGGCATCGTCGAAGACATCCCCTCGCTGCCCGGGCAGAAACGTTACAGCCCCGACACCTTCCCGCTCGTCCTCGAAGAGATGGCGCGCTGCGGCGTCAAAGCCGTGCTGCTCTTCGGCCTGCCCGAGCGCAAGGACGAAACCGGTACCGGCGCGTGGGACGAGAACGGCGTCATCCAGCAGGCGCTGCGCGTCGGCAAAAAAGCTTTTCCCGAGATCACCTTCATCGGCGACGTGTGCATGTGCGAATATACCTCGCACGGCCACTGCGGCATCCTTCACGGCGAAAAGGTGGACAACGACGAGACGCTCGAGTACCTGACGCGCATCGCCGTTTCCCAGGCCGCGGCGGGGGCCGACGTCGTCGCTCCCTCCGACATGATGGACGGCCACGTCGCCGCCCTGCGCGCCGGACTGGACGCCGCCGGCATGAAGGACAAGATCATCTTCTCTTACGCCGTCAAATACGCCTCGGCGTTCTACGGCCCCTTCCGCGACGCCGCCGGCTCCGCGCCGGCCTTCGGCGACCGCCGGGGCTACCAGATGGATCCGCGCAACGCGCGCGAGGGACTCAAGGAAGCAGAACTCGACATCGAAGAAGGCGCCGACATGATCATGGTCAAACCCGGCCTGCTCTACCTGGACGTGCTGCGCGCCGTCAAAGAGATCAGCCCCGTGCCCGTCGGTTCCTACTGCGTCAGCGGCGAGTACGCCATGATCAAGGCCGCGGCCGCCAAAGGCTGGCTCGACGAATCGCGCGCCGTCGCCGAAGCGGCGTACAGCCTGGCGCGCGCCGGAGCCGACGTGATCGTCACCTACTCGGCCCTCGACCTGGCCCGCTGGCTCAAAGAAGGGCGCGTCGCCTTTTAG
- a CDS encoding MurR/RpiR family transcriptional regulator, translating into MEANKLQELLRSNLDSMPSKARRVVEYLLTHMREAAFVSIGDVAEQLNVSKAQLVRVARILGFTGYADLKSALKESVLEQVNPAAMLARAMSEEGDLSERIRQMEHANLEDTWNRLRVEDVRAFCELVKSAEGIYCAGWSISGMMAECLHSRLRELGLRAHQMYPGSGCLTLIEQARSVRKSDLIIAFDLPSYSVLLTEALQRGRRNGAKIVTITDSPAAPICSDADLSFFVSDNSPTFGSSLIGPLFLIHILTSRLSIDMGDDAMNALAEQSRILRDERLYHPVYSLRY; encoded by the coding sequence TTGGAAGCGAATAAATTGCAGGAACTTCTGCGCAGCAATCTGGACTCGATGCCCTCCAAGGCGCGCCGCGTCGTCGAATACCTTCTCACTCACATGCGCGAGGCGGCCTTCGTCTCCATCGGCGACGTGGCCGAGCAGCTGAACGTCTCCAAGGCGCAGCTCGTGCGCGTGGCGCGCATCCTCGGCTTCACCGGCTACGCCGACCTCAAGAGCGCGCTCAAGGAATCGGTGCTCGAACAGGTTAATCCCGCGGCGATGCTGGCCCGCGCCATGAGCGAAGAGGGCGATCTGTCGGAGCGCATCCGCCAGATGGAACACGCCAATCTCGAAGACACGTGGAACCGCCTACGCGTCGAAGACGTGCGCGCGTTCTGCGAACTCGTCAAATCGGCCGAGGGCATTTACTGCGCCGGCTGGAGCATCTCCGGCATGATGGCCGAATGCCTGCACAGCCGCCTGCGCGAGTTGGGGCTGCGCGCCCATCAGATGTACCCCGGTTCCGGCTGCCTGACGCTGATCGAGCAGGCCCGCAGCGTCCGCAAAAGCGACCTGATCATCGCCTTCGACCTGCCCAGCTACTCGGTGCTGCTCACCGAGGCGCTGCAGCGGGGCCGGCGCAACGGCGCCAAAATCGTCACCATCACCGACAGTCCCGCCGCGCCGATCTGCAGCGACGCCGACCTGTCGTTCTTCGTCAGCGACAACAGCCCCACCTTCGGCAGCAGCCTGATCGGACCGTTGTTTTTGATCCACATCCTCACCTCGCGTCTCTCCATCGACATGGGCGACGACGCGATGAACGCGCTGGCCGAGCAGAGCAGGATCCTCCGCGACGAGCGCCTGTACCATCCCGTCTACTCGCTGCGGTATTGA
- the cobK gene encoding precorrin-6A reductase, translated as MNGRLLVFGGTTEARELLRRGVPAVCCVATAYGAKLLEGLENVRVLTGRLDETAMEDLFRAEKVTHVIDATHPYALEVTKNVRRACERTGVKLLRVARARTPLFGDVTAVATPEEAAALLDGGGEKVLLTVGSKELPAFAGVSRAKERLFARVLPTSDVIAQCEALGYDAGHLIAMQGAFSAAMNEQMLAATGATVIVTKDGGASGGMEEKLRAAQNRGARVILIGRGDEEGATVDEAMLWLRREMKLECPPLFPMLLPLEGKKALLIGGGPVALRRAQTLKSCGADVRAVAVAFCEGWDGFDTAAREWRESDLDGAVLAVAATDNREQNRLIAAAAKKRGVPVSIADNAAEGTFYFPALIHCGAAAVSASSGGLDPALTRRLADRLREIWPGIVAEELHRKEENRR; from the coding sequence ATGAACGGGCGGCTGCTGGTCTTCGGCGGCACGACCGAGGCGCGCGAACTGCTGCGCCGCGGCGTGCCGGCCGTTTGCTGCGTGGCCACCGCTTACGGCGCCAAGCTGCTTGAAGGGCTCGAAAACGTGCGCGTGCTCACGGGCCGTCTCGACGAAACGGCCATGGAAGATCTGTTCCGTGCCGAGAAGGTCACCCACGTGATCGACGCCACGCACCCTTACGCGCTGGAAGTGACGAAGAACGTGCGCCGCGCCTGCGAACGCACGGGCGTGAAGCTGCTGCGCGTGGCGCGCGCCAGAACGCCGCTGTTCGGCGACGTGACCGCGGTCGCCACGCCGGAAGAGGCGGCGGCGCTGCTGGACGGCGGCGGCGAGAAAGTCCTGCTCACGGTGGGCAGCAAAGAGCTGCCGGCCTTCGCGGGCGTAAGCCGCGCAAAGGAGCGTCTTTTCGCCCGCGTGCTGCCCACGTCGGACGTGATCGCCCAATGCGAGGCACTGGGCTACGACGCTGGGCACCTGATCGCCATGCAGGGAGCGTTCAGCGCCGCCATGAACGAGCAAATGCTCGCGGCCACCGGCGCGACGGTGATCGTCACCAAGGACGGCGGCGCGTCCGGCGGCATGGAGGAAAAGCTGCGCGCGGCGCAGAACCGCGGCGCGCGCGTCATTCTTATCGGCCGCGGTGACGAAGAAGGGGCGACTGTCGACGAAGCGATGCTGTGGCTGCGGCGCGAGATGAAACTCGAATGTCCGCCGCTGTTTCCGATGCTGCTGCCGCTCGAGGGCAAGAAAGCCCTGCTGATCGGCGGCGGCCCCGTCGCCCTGCGGCGCGCGCAAACGCTGAAAAGCTGCGGCGCCGACGTGCGCGCCGTCGCCGTCGCGTTCTGCGAAGGATGGGACGGTTTCGACACCGCCGCGCGCGAATGGCGCGAGAGCGACCTCGACGGCGCGGTCCTGGCCGTGGCCGCCACCGACAATCGCGAACAGAACCGCCTGATCGCCGCCGCGGCGAAAAAACGCGGCGTCCCCGTCAGCATCGCCGACAACGCCGCCGAGGGCACTTTTTACTTTCCCGCGCTGATTCATTGCGGCGCGGCCGCCGTATCGGCGTCGAGCGGCGGACTCGATCCGGCTCTGACGCGCCGCCTGGCCGACCGCCTCAGAGAGATCTGGCCCGGGATCGTCGCCGAAGAACTCCATAGGAAAGAAGAAAACCGCCGATGA
- a CDS encoding cobalt-precorrin 5A hydrolase produces the protein MTSLHAVAFTRDGTELARLIAARLGGRAWAPPRYAGGDVSPLTGSIAVWTRERFSSSDALVFVSACGIAVRAVAPCLKDKTRDPAVVCLDDRGRNVISLLSGHLGGANELARRVAALTGGRPIITTATDVHKVEAVDAWAKEHDCAIENIGTVKSVSAAALDGEKIGVAVTEMEQPAPWPVTLWLRPRNLALGVGCKRGTTSAALRAALDDFLSGAGVSKLSLCALASIDLKKNEPCLADLARELGVPFLTFPAAELAAVPGQFSHSQKVLDVTGVGNVCERAAVLASGLGVLLRGKARYPGVTFALARRKFFDHTEKADPSMKNVSDTEAQA, from the coding sequence ATGACGTCCCTTCACGCCGTCGCCTTCACGCGCGACGGGACGGAACTGGCCCGGCTGATCGCCGCCCGTCTCGGCGGGCGGGCCTGGGCCCCGCCCCGCTACGCCGGCGGAGACGTCTCGCCTCTGACGGGCTCGATCGCCGTCTGGACGCGCGAACGTTTTTCCTCCAGCGACGCGCTGGTATTCGTCTCGGCCTGCGGCATCGCTGTGCGCGCCGTCGCTCCGTGCCTGAAGGACAAGACGCGCGACCCCGCGGTCGTCTGTCTCGACGATCGGGGACGGAACGTGATCTCGCTGCTTTCGGGGCATCTCGGCGGCGCCAACGAGCTGGCGCGCCGCGTCGCGGCGCTGACGGGCGGCCGTCCGATAATCACCACGGCGACCGACGTCCATAAGGTCGAAGCCGTGGACGCGTGGGCGAAAGAACACGACTGCGCCATCGAAAACATCGGCACGGTCAAAAGCGTTTCCGCGGCCGCGCTCGACGGCGAAAAAATCGGCGTCGCCGTCACCGAAATGGAACAGCCCGCGCCCTGGCCGGTGACGCTGTGGCTGCGGCCGCGCAACCTTGCGCTCGGCGTCGGCTGCAAGCGCGGTACGACGAGCGCGGCTCTGCGCGCGGCGCTGGACGATTTTTTAAGCGGCGCGGGAGTCTCGAAATTGTCGCTTTGCGCGTTGGCTTCCATCGACCTGAAAAAGAACGAACCCTGCTTGGCGGATTTGGCGCGCGAGCTGGGCGTTCCCTTTCTCACGTTCCCGGCCGCGGAACTCGCCGCCGTGCCGGGGCAGTTCTCTCATTCGCAAAAAGTCCTCGACGTCACGGGCGTGGGCAACGTCTGCGAACGGGCGGCCGTTCTGGCTTCGGGGCTCGGCGTTTTGCTGCGCGGCAAAGCGCGCTATCCCGGCGTCACTTTCGCGCTGGCGCGGCGAAAATTTTTCGATCACACGGAGAAGGCGGACCCATCCATGAAGAACGTTTCTGATACGGAGGCGCAAGCATGA
- a CDS encoding cobyrinate a,c-diamide synthase: MSALKKFPRLVIAATQSGCGKTTLTCGILAALKKRGLAVQACKIGPDYIDPGYLAQASGRPAHNLDTWLMDETAMERLFAENSSQADLAVVEGVMGLYDGGRGGVSSTAEIAKKLRAPVALVIDCKSMGDSAAALALGFREYDRGVDFCGVILNRLGSDAHRDMIAAAMDRLGIPVLGALKRDERFAVSERHLGLLPAEESGEHDFNALVECVERSVDLETLLRIAAEAPALEFSPRPAPSAAERRAVIGVARDKAFSFYYPESLAELEHAGARLVFFSPLDDKELPDADGLIFGGGFPEMFAARLAANDAMKSELAAAARAGMPIYAECGGYMYLTRSLTDFEGRAFAMAGLIPAACRMNPKLQTVGYVEATALRDTVLCPAGTVVRGHEFHFSSVQPDERTEASAAWRFVKKRTGAAYAAGYASANVLASYLHLHFAGSPQLACNFVDACERFARSR, encoded by the coding sequence ATGAGCGCGCTGAAAAAGTTCCCCCGTCTCGTCATCGCTGCCACTCAGAGCGGCTGCGGCAAAACAACGCTCACCTGCGGCATCCTCGCCGCCCTGAAAAAGCGCGGCCTGGCCGTGCAGGCCTGCAAGATCGGCCCCGATTACATCGACCCCGGCTATCTGGCCCAGGCCAGCGGACGCCCCGCGCACAATCTCGACACCTGGCTGATGGACGAGACGGCGATGGAGCGCCTGTTCGCGGAAAACTCTTCGCAAGCCGATCTTGCCGTCGTCGAAGGAGTGATGGGGCTGTACGACGGCGGGCGCGGCGGCGTCAGCAGCACCGCGGAGATCGCCAAAAAGCTACGCGCCCCCGTGGCGCTGGTGATCGACTGCAAGTCGATGGGTGACAGCGCCGCGGCGTTGGCGCTGGGATTTCGCGAATACGACCGCGGCGTAGACTTTTGCGGCGTGATCCTCAACCGCCTCGGCTCGGACGCGCACCGCGACATGATCGCGGCAGCCATGGACCGCCTCGGTATCCCCGTGCTGGGCGCCCTGAAACGCGACGAACGGTTCGCCGTCTCGGAACGGCACCTCGGCCTGCTGCCCGCGGAAGAAAGCGGGGAACATGACTTCAACGCGCTGGTCGAGTGCGTGGAACGTTCCGTCGATCTCGAGACGCTGCTGAGGATCGCCGCGGAAGCGCCGGCGCTGGAATTTTCTCCCCGTCCCGCCCCGTCCGCGGCGGAACGCCGGGCCGTGATCGGCGTGGCGCGCGACAAGGCCTTTTCGTTCTATTATCCGGAAAGCCTCGCCGAACTGGAGCACGCCGGCGCGCGGCTCGTCTTCTTCAGCCCGCTCGACGACAAGGAGCTTCCCGACGCGGACGGCCTGATCTTCGGCGGCGGCTTCCCGGAGATGTTCGCCGCACGTCTCGCCGCCAACGACGCGATGAAAAGCGAACTTGCCGCGGCGGCCCGCGCCGGCATGCCCATCTACGCCGAATGCGGCGGCTACATGTACCTGACGCGCTCGCTGACCGATTTCGAAGGGCGCGCATTCGCCATGGCCGGCCTGATCCCCGCCGCGTGCCGCATGAACCCCAAGCTGCAGACCGTCGGCTACGTCGAGGCCACAGCTCTGCGCGACACCGTACTCTGTCCCGCCGGAACCGTCGTGCGCGGCCACGAGTTCCATTTTTCCTCGGTGCAGCCCGACGAGAGGACGGAAGCGAGCGCCGCCTGGCGTTTCGTCAAAAAGCGTACCGGCGCGGCGTATGCCGCCGGTTACGCGAGTGCGAACGTGCTGGCCTCGTATCTCCACCTGCACTTCGCCGGCAGCCCGCAGCTCGCCTGCAATTTTGTGGACGCCTGTGAACGCTTCGCCCGCTCCCGATAA
- the cobM gene encoding precorrin-4 C(11)-methyltransferase — protein sequence MIHFVGAGPGAPDLITLRGAKLLARAGMVIYAGSLVNPELLNGTPAGCEIYNSASMTLDEVIEKMADADRRGLEVVRLHTGDPSIYGAIREQIDRLKALGVAYDITPGVSSFCAAAAAVEAEYTLPSVSQTLIITRMEGRTPVPPGEKLASLASHGASMALFLSSGLLEETCAALMRGGYAPDTPAAVVYKASWPEQKVLRGDVSTIAAMAAEAGVRSTALILVGGFLGEDYELSKLYDASFSHGFRKASR from the coding sequence ATGATCCACTTTGTCGGCGCCGGCCCCGGCGCGCCCGACCTGATCACGCTGCGCGGCGCGAAACTGCTGGCGCGGGCGGGCATGGTGATCTACGCCGGTTCGCTGGTCAATCCCGAACTGCTGAACGGCACGCCCGCAGGCTGCGAGATCTACAACAGCGCTTCGATGACGCTGGACGAGGTGATAGAGAAAATGGCCGACGCCGACCGCCGCGGCCTTGAAGTGGTACGGCTGCACACCGGCGACCCGTCGATCTACGGCGCGATCCGCGAGCAGATCGACCGGCTCAAAGCGTTGGGCGTCGCCTACGACATCACGCCCGGCGTCAGTTCGTTCTGCGCCGCCGCGGCCGCCGTGGAGGCGGAATACACGTTGCCGTCCGTCAGCCAGACGCTGATCATCACGCGCATGGAGGGGCGCACGCCGGTACCTCCCGGCGAGAAGCTGGCGTCGCTGGCCTCTCACGGCGCTTCGATGGCGCTGTTCCTTTCCTCCGGTCTGCTGGAAGAGACCTGCGCGGCGCTGATGCGGGGCGGTTACGCGCCCGACACGCCCGCGGCCGTGGTCTACAAGGCGTCGTGGCCCGAACAGAAGGTGCTGCGCGGCGACGTTTCGACCATCGCGGCCATGGCGGCGGAAGCGGGCGTCCGCAGCACGGCGCTGATCCTCGTGGGTGGATTCCTCGGCGAGGACTACGAGCTGTCGAAGCTCTACGACGCCTCGTTCTCGCACGGCTTCCGCAAGGCCAGCCGATGA